One Microbacterium trichothecenolyticum DNA window includes the following coding sequences:
- a CDS encoding flotillin family protein — MELAALGAIGVIAAIVVVVAIVVILVIALVIRGWYRVAKADEALVIVGKRQKSATGESSRITVITGGGAIVNPLTQRGEMISLRARQIKMEPTAQSSNGVTVNVSGVALVKIGSDPESVRRAAERFASQDKAIEQFTTEQLEGALRGVVATLTVEELMRDRQRLSDQIAEGIKGDLSSQGLILDSFQIQGVTDGNGYIAALGATEVERVKREAEVARINAVREIRARQIATDEANLIEQTALDKNSAAAKAEVGRANAEAEQAEALARAERRQAVLEQEAQNTQARLESEVNRVADADLYQRQKDADAESYAQIKAAQARAQIAEQEAAAVRVRAEADAQAVRLAGQARAEAIRAEAEALSHNQEALLAQRALEALVPMMAEFAKGYDRVGNVTVLGGEGASGHLAAESATGLRSSFEAVRAATGIDLAQIIQGRAVADAFAEASRRPAEAAPAPQPTGPGTEPEV, encoded by the coding sequence ATGGAACTCGCCGCATTGGGAGCCATCGGGGTGATCGCCGCGATCGTGGTGGTCGTCGCGATCGTCGTCATCCTCGTCATCGCCCTCGTGATCCGCGGGTGGTACCGCGTCGCCAAGGCCGACGAAGCCCTGGTCATCGTCGGTAAGCGCCAGAAGAGCGCCACCGGGGAGTCCTCGCGCATCACCGTCATCACCGGCGGGGGCGCCATCGTCAACCCGCTCACCCAGCGCGGTGAGATGATCTCGCTGCGCGCGCGGCAGATCAAGATGGAGCCGACCGCGCAGTCGTCGAACGGCGTCACCGTCAACGTCAGCGGCGTGGCCCTGGTGAAGATCGGCTCCGACCCCGAGTCGGTGCGCCGGGCGGCCGAGCGCTTCGCATCGCAGGACAAGGCGATCGAGCAGTTCACGACCGAGCAGCTCGAGGGCGCCCTGCGCGGTGTCGTCGCGACGCTCACGGTCGAGGAGCTCATGCGCGACCGGCAGCGCCTGTCGGACCAGATCGCCGAAGGCATCAAGGGCGATCTGTCGTCGCAGGGCCTGATCCTCGACTCGTTCCAGATCCAGGGGGTCACCGACGGCAACGGGTACATCGCGGCACTGGGGGCCACCGAGGTCGAGCGCGTCAAGCGTGAGGCCGAGGTCGCTCGCATCAACGCCGTGCGCGAGATCCGCGCGCGCCAGATCGCGACCGACGAGGCCAACCTCATCGAGCAGACCGCACTCGACAAGAACAGTGCTGCGGCCAAGGCCGAGGTCGGCCGCGCGAACGCCGAGGCCGAGCAGGCCGAGGCCCTGGCCCGGGCGGAGCGTCGCCAGGCGGTGCTCGAACAGGAGGCGCAGAACACGCAAGCGCGCCTGGAGTCCGAGGTCAATCGCGTCGCCGATGCCGACCTGTATCAGCGGCAGAAAGATGCCGACGCCGAGTCGTACGCGCAGATCAAGGCCGCGCAGGCCCGCGCCCAGATCGCCGAGCAAGAGGCAGCGGCGGTGCGCGTGCGCGCGGAGGCCGATGCGCAGGCCGTGCGCCTGGCCGGCCAGGCGCGCGCCGAGGCGATCCGTGCCGAGGCCGAGGCCCTGTCGCACAACCAGGAAGCCCTGCTGGCCCAGCGTGCTCTCGAGGCGCTCGTGCCGATGATGGCGGAGTTCGCCAAAGGGTACGACCGTGTCGGCAACGTCACGGTGCTGGGCGGCGAGGGGGCCAGCGGCCATCTCGCGGCGGAGTCGGCCACCGGCCTGCGCTCGTCGTTCGAGGCCGTGCGGGCGGCGACCGGCATCGACCTGGCGCAGATCATCCAGGGACGCGCCGTAGCCGATGCCTTCGCCGAGGCGTCGCGGCGCCCGGCCGAGGCGGCGCCGGCGCCCCAGCCGACGGGGCCCGGCACCGAGCCCGAGGTCTGA
- a CDS encoding glycosyltransferase family 2 protein yields MSSTAITVIVPGFDVSAFAAEALDSLRAQTHTAWTAILVDDASTDDTRAIFADAAAADPRFRLARHDEQRGLGAARNTGLALVDTPYTAFLDADDRLRPDAFTRLADTLDRTTSDFVVGAYVRLRPDAEGLDYSPGPVQPWVTAATDPARERTSLGAHPAVSGNIVAWSKLSRTAFWHAHDLRFPEGRYYEDQVLAQRMYTLAAAFDVVPDVVVEWRERRDGGSITQRLGEIEVLRDYLEALGEGIAVLRAAGAPAAVEERVALIRTLDLPPLLRIARTHPDPAYRIALEAFLDALRA; encoded by the coding sequence GTGAGCTCCACCGCGATCACCGTCATCGTCCCCGGCTTCGACGTCTCGGCCTTCGCCGCCGAGGCCCTCGACTCCCTGCGGGCGCAGACCCACACGGCCTGGACGGCGATCCTCGTCGACGACGCGTCGACCGATGACACACGGGCGATCTTCGCCGACGCGGCGGCCGCCGACCCCCGCTTCCGTCTCGCCCGCCACGACGAGCAGCGCGGCCTCGGCGCGGCACGCAACACCGGGCTGGCACTCGTCGACACGCCGTACACGGCGTTCCTCGATGCCGACGACCGCCTGCGACCCGACGCGTTCACGCGCCTGGCCGACACGCTCGATCGCACGACCAGCGACTTCGTGGTGGGCGCGTACGTACGGCTGCGCCCGGATGCCGAGGGCCTCGACTACAGTCCCGGTCCGGTGCAGCCGTGGGTCACGGCGGCCACCGACCCGGCGCGCGAGCGGACGTCGCTGGGCGCGCACCCCGCGGTATCCGGGAACATCGTGGCGTGGTCCAAACTGAGCCGCACGGCCTTCTGGCACGCTCACGACCTGCGCTTCCCCGAGGGCCGCTACTACGAGGACCAGGTGCTCGCTCAGCGGATGTACACGCTGGCCGCGGCGTTCGATGTCGTTCCCGACGTGGTGGTCGAGTGGCGTGAACGGCGCGACGGCGGCTCGATCACCCAACGGTTGGGTGAGATCGAGGTGCTGCGCGACTACCTCGAAGCGCTCGGCGAGGGCATCGCGGTTCTGCGGGCGGCCGGGGCTCCGGCGGCGGTCGAGGAGCGCGTCGCACTCATCCGCACGTTGGACCTGCCGCCGCTGCTTCGGATCGCCCGGACGCACCCCGACCCGGCGTACCGCATCGCCCTCGAGGCGTTCCTCGACGCGCTCCGCGCCTGA
- a CDS encoding DNA-formamidopyrimidine glycosylase family protein: MPEAPEVEALAHFLRERLTGHAVTRVELIEARALKTRARPLDEIVGRAVTGVTRHGKHIDVDLAGVHLGIGFGRAGWATWQATGGGSEEGGSGEIAAGAAVIARIAFDIGILGITDAADWLSVQLHVVDAPDDVPAVAKLGPDAADPAYSRDMLSAALGKRRKQLKALLQEQETLAGIGNAYSDEILYAARLSPVAHAAALSEDDITRLYLALHDTLGAAVIARRGVPIADQKAAKVASMRVHGRTGEPCPDGQGVIEDIPGTKGGGQWCPSCQTLPEGA, translated from the coding sequence ATGCCCGAAGCCCCCGAGGTCGAGGCGCTCGCACATTTCCTGCGTGAACGCCTCACCGGTCACGCCGTCACCCGCGTCGAGCTGATCGAGGCGCGCGCGCTCAAGACGCGAGCGCGGCCGCTCGATGAGATCGTCGGTCGCGCGGTCACCGGGGTGACGCGCCACGGCAAGCACATCGACGTCGACCTCGCCGGCGTGCATCTCGGCATCGGCTTCGGCCGGGCGGGGTGGGCGACGTGGCAGGCCACCGGGGGTGGGAGCGAGGAGGGCGGGAGCGGTGAGATCGCCGCCGGTGCTGCCGTGATCGCGCGGATCGCGTTCGATATCGGCATCCTGGGCATCACTGACGCGGCGGACTGGCTGTCGGTCCAGCTCCACGTGGTCGACGCACCCGATGATGTTCCCGCTGTGGCCAAACTGGGTCCGGATGCCGCTGACCCCGCGTACTCGCGCGACATGTTGAGCGCTGCGCTGGGAAAACGGCGGAAGCAGCTGAAGGCGCTGCTGCAGGAGCAGGAGACCCTGGCCGGGATCGGCAACGCGTACTCGGACGAGATCCTGTATGCGGCCAGACTGTCGCCCGTCGCGCACGCCGCGGCGCTGAGCGAAGACGACATCACTCGGCTCTACCTCGCGCTGCACGACACTCTCGGTGCGGCCGTGATCGCGCGGCGCGGAGTGCCGATCGCCGACCAGAAGGCCGCGAAGGTCGCCTCGATGCGCGTGCACGGGCGCACAGGGGAGCCCTGCCCCGACGGCCAGGGTGTGATCGAGGACATCCCCGGCACGAAGGGCGGTGGGCAGTGGTGCCCGTCGTGCCAGACCCTTCCCGAGGGGGCGTGA
- a CDS encoding MDR family MFS transporter, which yields MAATGTPVAPPSTASGVTSEQSRVIWLLLTAAFVAILNETTMNVAIPFLIHDLGITAVAAQWLTTAFMLTMAVVIPITGFLLQRFTTRQVFVAAMSLFSAGTLVAFLAPGFELLVVARVIQASGTAIMLPLLMTTIMTIVPPQHRGRMMGRVSIVMALAPAIGPTMSGLVLQSLGWHWIFGIVLPIALVALFMGARRIHNLGETRDAPIDVASVVMSALGFGGLVFGLSQIGGGHGGDGAAVSASTATLVASLAIGVIGLGAFVWRQLRLQRTDSALLDLRVFRSGNFTLSVAQLGVMSLAFFGAITLLPLYLQSVLEKTPVEIGLAVLPGSLAMGLAGPVIGRIYDRFGTQVLLIPGAIIVSATLWYYTTVGTDTSFVVLIVVQTVMMIGLALSFTPLFTASLGSLEPRLYSHGSAVVGTVQQVAGAAGIALLVTVMSSTSAAAGAGLEADAAGTRTAFLIAAIISVPLIVGAIFIRKPADQPHRSAPAAH from the coding sequence ATGGCCGCCACCGGCACCCCCGTCGCTCCCCCGTCCACCGCATCGGGAGTCACCTCCGAGCAGAGCCGCGTCATCTGGCTGCTGCTCACGGCCGCTTTCGTGGCGATCCTGAACGAGACGACGATGAACGTCGCGATCCCGTTCCTCATCCACGACCTCGGGATCACCGCGGTCGCCGCGCAGTGGCTGACGACGGCGTTCATGCTGACGATGGCCGTCGTGATCCCGATCACCGGCTTCCTCCTGCAGCGGTTCACCACTCGTCAGGTATTCGTCGCCGCGATGTCGCTGTTCTCGGCGGGTACGCTCGTGGCTTTCCTCGCACCGGGCTTCGAATTGCTCGTTGTGGCGCGCGTCATCCAGGCTTCGGGCACCGCGATCATGTTGCCGCTGCTCATGACCACGATCATGACCATCGTCCCGCCGCAGCATCGTGGCCGCATGATGGGCCGCGTCAGCATCGTCATGGCGCTGGCCCCCGCGATCGGCCCGACGATGTCGGGCCTGGTGCTGCAGTCGCTCGGCTGGCACTGGATCTTCGGCATCGTGCTGCCGATCGCCCTCGTGGCGCTGTTCATGGGCGCGCGTCGGATCCACAATCTCGGCGAGACGCGCGATGCCCCGATCGACGTGGCGTCCGTGGTGATGTCGGCGCTCGGGTTCGGCGGCCTCGTCTTCGGTCTCAGCCAGATCGGCGGCGGCCACGGCGGCGACGGGGCTGCCGTGTCGGCCTCGACGGCGACACTGGTCGCGTCCCTGGCGATCGGGGTGATCGGACTCGGCGCGTTCGTCTGGCGCCAGCTGCGACTGCAGCGCACCGACAGCGCGCTGCTCGACCTGCGCGTCTTCCGCTCGGGGAACTTCACCCTGTCGGTGGCGCAGCTCGGAGTCATGTCGCTGGCCTTCTTCGGCGCCATCACGCTGCTGCCGCTGTACCTGCAGTCGGTGCTGGAGAAGACGCCGGTCGAGATCGGCCTCGCGGTGCTGCCCGGCTCGCTGGCCATGGGACTCGCCGGCCCCGTGATCGGCCGTATCTACGATCGCTTCGGCACGCAGGTGCTGCTCATTCCCGGCGCGATCATCGTGAGCGCGACGCTGTGGTACTACACCACCGTCGGCACCGACACGTCGTTCGTCGTGCTGATCGTCGTTCAGACGGTGATGATGATCGGCCTCGCCCTGTCGTTCACGCCCCTGTTCACGGCATCGCTCGGCTCACTCGAACCGCGCTTGTACTCCCACGGGTCGGCCGTCGTCGGCACGGTGCAGCAGGTGGCGGGCGCGGCCGGCATCGCCCTGCTGGTGACGGTCATGTCCTCGACCTCGGCCGCCGCGGGCGCGGGGCTCGAAGCGGATGCCGCGGGCACGCGTACCGCGTTCCTCATCGCCGCGATCATCTCGGTGCCACTGATCGTGGGGGCGATCTTCATCCGCAAGCCGGCCGATCAGCCGCACAGATCGGCGCCGGCTGCGCACTGA
- a CDS encoding glucose-6-phosphate dehydrogenase, translating into MKIVSSQDWRDAIRFDVPVLVADVVPGEATRCVACGTDGPLYERTELWAVKHRHPKHHGGFVRFYCEAHKPAAAPPPPAPVELKRARAAAPRAERRTTGPKPTPITDRPVRTMCPDCFVEVSAGGDCGMCGAQVV; encoded by the coding sequence ATGAAGATCGTTTCGTCGCAGGACTGGCGGGATGCCATCCGCTTCGACGTTCCCGTCCTCGTCGCCGACGTGGTGCCCGGCGAAGCCACCCGCTGCGTCGCCTGCGGCACCGACGGCCCCCTGTACGAGCGCACCGAGCTCTGGGCCGTCAAGCACCGTCACCCGAAGCACCACGGCGGGTTCGTGCGCTTCTACTGCGAGGCCCACAAGCCGGCCGCCGCTCCCCCGCCGCCTGCCCCGGTCGAGCTGAAGCGTGCCCGCGCCGCGGCGCCGCGCGCCGAGCGGCGCACGACCGGCCCGAAGCCCACCCCGATCACCGACCGCCCCGTGCGCACCATGTGCCCCGACTGCTTCGTCGAGGTCTCGGCGGGCGGCGACTGCGGCATGTGCGGAGCGCAGGTCGTCTGA
- a CDS encoding ABC transporter ATP-binding protein: MNPGGVGGSMFRGVDAAEQRRRNAQAPRVENLGRRVVELFQPYRGQIAVTVLLVIVGSAVAVVPPLLVQRIFDDALFPVDGSAPDLGLLATLVSVMIGLFLLSAALNVGQTWLTATVGNRVTGDLRTRLFDHLQSMELGFFTRTKTGVIQSRLQNDVGGVSGVLTNTVTSILGNAVTVIASLVAMVLIDWRMTLIAVALMPFLIFVQRRVGQVRARIAGETQESLSELSAITQETLSVSGILLSKSFNRQRTESERFDAENDNQVRLQVRRAMSGQGFFAVVQVIMSSVPALIYLVAGYLIAGGAGAITAGTIVAFTTVQARLLMPLMGLMRVALDVQTSSALFARIFEYLDLRPAIVDAPDAIVVAAAPGPVGRVQFRDVEFRYPDAPANARPTLDGVSFTVDPGQHVAFVGPSGAGKTTILYLTPRMYEATGGTVLFSGADVRTLERASIIDEIGIVSQETYLFHATVRENLRYARPDATDDEIEAACRAANIHHVIAGFEAGYDTVVGERGYRLSGGEKQRIAIARVLLKDPPVLLLDEATSALDTVSERIVQEALETASRGRTTLSIAHRLSTVIGADRIHVVDAGRIVESGTHAELLAAGGLYASLAAEQLAASFVLADEEHDTAGLARVALPSRRADEAPA; the protein is encoded by the coding sequence ATGAACCCGGGTGGAGTGGGCGGAAGCATGTTCCGCGGCGTCGACGCCGCCGAACAGCGCCGCCGCAACGCTCAAGCGCCCCGTGTCGAGAACCTCGGGCGCCGCGTCGTCGAGCTGTTCCAGCCGTATCGCGGGCAGATCGCGGTGACGGTGCTGCTGGTCATCGTGGGATCGGCGGTCGCCGTCGTCCCGCCCCTGCTCGTGCAGCGCATCTTCGACGATGCGCTGTTCCCGGTCGACGGGTCGGCCCCCGACCTGGGGCTGCTCGCGACGCTCGTGAGCGTGATGATCGGGTTGTTCCTGCTGTCGGCGGCGCTGAACGTCGGCCAGACGTGGCTCACCGCCACGGTCGGTAACCGGGTGACGGGCGATCTGCGCACGCGCCTGTTCGATCACCTGCAGTCGATGGAGCTCGGTTTCTTCACCCGCACGAAGACGGGCGTCATCCAATCGCGCCTGCAGAACGACGTGGGCGGCGTCTCGGGCGTACTCACCAACACGGTCACGAGCATCCTCGGCAACGCGGTGACGGTGATCGCCTCGCTCGTGGCCATGGTGCTCATCGACTGGCGAATGACACTCATCGCCGTCGCGCTCATGCCGTTCCTCATCTTCGTGCAACGCCGGGTGGGCCAGGTGCGGGCACGCATCGCGGGCGAGACGCAGGAGTCGCTGTCGGAGCTTTCCGCGATCACGCAAGAGACGCTGAGCGTGTCGGGCATCCTTTTGTCGAAGTCGTTCAACCGCCAGCGCACCGAGTCGGAGCGGTTCGACGCCGAGAACGACAACCAGGTGCGCCTGCAGGTGCGCCGGGCCATGAGCGGCCAGGGCTTCTTCGCCGTCGTGCAGGTGATCATGTCGAGCGTGCCCGCGCTGATCTACCTGGTGGCGGGCTACCTCATCGCGGGCGGAGCGGGAGCGATCACGGCCGGAACCATCGTCGCTTTCACGACCGTCCAGGCGCGCCTGCTCATGCCCTTGATGGGACTCATGCGTGTAGCGCTCGACGTGCAGACCTCGTCGGCGCTGTTCGCGCGCATCTTCGAGTACCTCGACCTGCGGCCCGCGATCGTCGACGCCCCCGACGCGATCGTCGTCGCAGCGGCACCCGGGCCCGTCGGGCGCGTCCAATTCCGCGACGTCGAGTTCCGTTACCCCGACGCCCCCGCGAATGCCCGGCCGACCCTGGACGGCGTTTCGTTCACCGTCGACCCGGGCCAGCACGTGGCTTTCGTCGGTCCGTCGGGAGCGGGCAAGACCACGATCCTGTACCTGACGCCGCGCATGTATGAGGCGACGGGTGGCACCGTGCTGTTCTCGGGGGCCGATGTGCGCACGCTCGAGCGCGCCTCGATCATCGACGAGATCGGCATCGTCTCGCAAGAGACCTACCTGTTCCACGCCACCGTGCGCGAGAACCTCCGCTATGCCCGGCCAGATGCCACCGACGACGAGATCGAGGCCGCGTGCCGCGCCGCGAACATCCACCACGTCATCGCGGGGTTCGAGGCCGGCTACGACACCGTGGTCGGCGAGCGCGGCTACCGACTCTCGGGCGGCGAGAAGCAGCGCATCGCGATCGCCCGTGTGCTGCTGAAAGACCCGCCCGTGCTGCTGCTCGACGAGGCGACGAGCGCTCTCGACACGGTGTCGGAACGCATCGTGCAAGAGGCGCTCGAGACCGCATCGCGGGGGCGCACGACCCTGTCGATCGCCCACCGTCTGTCGACGGTGATCGGTGCCGACCGCATCCACGTCGTCGACGCCGGGCGCATCGTCGAATCGGGCACGCACGCCGAACTGCTCGCCGCGGGCGGGCTCTACGCGAGCCTCGCCGCCGAGCAGCTCGCCGCGTCTTTCGTGCTCGCCGACGAAGAGCACGACACGGCCGGTCTCGCCCGCGTCGCCCTGCCGTCGCGTCGCGCCGACGAGGCGCCGGCGTAA
- a CDS encoding type 1 glutamine amidotransferase domain-containing protein, with protein sequence MTDLSGKRIAFLLTDGFEDSELTSPWDAVTSAGAEAVLVSPSEGSITGEKGHEQKVDLPVSSASAGDFDALVLPGGVQNADEIRIVSDAVSFTRDFFAQHKPVAVICHGGWILTEADVLAGRTLTSYPTLQTDLRNAGATWVDEEVHVDQGLVSSRNPDDLPAFNAKLIEEVAEGAHAGQTA encoded by the coding sequence ATGACCGATCTCAGCGGCAAGCGCATCGCCTTCCTGCTCACCGACGGCTTCGAGGACAGCGAGCTCACCAGCCCGTGGGATGCCGTCACCTCCGCCGGCGCCGAAGCCGTGCTGGTCTCGCCGAGCGAGGGCAGCATCACCGGAGAGAAGGGCCACGAGCAGAAGGTCGACCTGCCCGTCTCGTCGGCGTCCGCCGGTGACTTCGATGCTCTCGTGCTTCCCGGCGGCGTGCAGAACGCCGACGAGATCCGCATCGTCTCGGATGCCGTGTCGTTCACGCGCGACTTCTTCGCACAGCACAAGCCCGTCGCCGTCATCTGCCACGGCGGGTGGATCCTCACCGAGGCCGACGTTCTCGCGGGCCGCACCCTCACGAGCTATCCGACCCTGCAGACCGACCTGCGCAATGCCGGCGCGACCTGGGTCGACGAAGAGGTGCACGTCGACCAGGGCCTCGTCTCGAGCCGTAACCCCGACGACCTGCCGGCCTTCAACGCCAAGCTCATCGAAGAGGTCGCCGAGGGCGCGCACGCGGGTCAGACCGCCTGA